AGTAGGCCCACGCCGCTATGGCGCTCGTTATTATCACCACCGAGGCCAGCCAGGGGCTGACCTGAAGGAGGGCATCGTAGATAAGCATCTTGCTGAAGAAGACGTTGAGGGGCGGAACGCCAACGAGGCTGAGGACGGCAACGCCAAAGAGAAAGGTCGTTAGGGGCATCTTCCTGCCAATTCCAGCCAGTCCATCTATGTCCGTCCCCCCGGCTTTGTAGATAAAGGCGCCAGCGGTGAAGAACAGGAGCATCTTCGCTATAGCGTGGTTGACGATGTGGAAGTCTATCGCCATAAGTGCCAGCCGGCTCCCAACCCCGAGGGTCATGAAGAGGTAGCCCATGTGGAGTATTGTGGAGTAGGCTATCAGCCCCTTCATGTCCCTCTGGACGAGCATCATAACGGAACCGAGGAAGGCGGTGGCGGTTCCGAGGGTGAAGAAGACTATGGACAGGGCGTTCCAGAAGGGCAGGCCGTGGAAGAGCGTGTATGTGTATCTGGCCAGGAGATAAATCCCGACAACCTCGACGAAGCCACTCAGAACAGCGCCAACGGGTATTGGCGCACCTCTGTAGGCACTCGGGAGCCAGTAGTGGCCCGGGAAGATTGCACTCTTCACTATGACCATCGAGAGAGTTAGCGCGAAGAAAAGGGCGAGGGCAAGGGTTGGGTCTCCGAGAACCCTCGTGGTAACGGGGAAGGAAATCCCGTGGAACTTGGCGCTGAGGTCGGCCATGTTGAGGGTTCCGAAGGAGGCGTAGATGAAGCCAAGGGCCAGGAAGTAGAGGCTCGTAGCTACGGCACCGCTGATACC
This genomic stretch from Thermococcus sp. harbors:
- a CDS encoding proton-conducting transporter membrane subunit, with product MEVGIVPVIPLGFAFFLPFTAMLAGRRRKVVIGYAITALTVSFLSGTWLFREAFSSGEPLVYPFGNWIAPIGIVFEVDRLSATLVLTATFGFLLAGLYSALYIRTHGLEFFYTFLLGLEAGVLGAFMTGDAFNAFVMLEVIGASAYAIVGFYRSRSEAIEGAFKYGISGAVATSLYFLALGFIYASFGTLNMADLSAKFHGISFPVTTRVLGDPTLALALFFALTLSMVIVKSAIFPGHYWLPSAYRGAPIPVGAVLSGFVEVVGIYLLARYTYTLFHGLPFWNALSIVFFTLGTATAFLGSVMMLVQRDMKGLIAYSTILHMGYLFMTLGVGSRLALMAIDFHIVNHAIAKMLLFFTAGAFIYKAGGTDIDGLAGIGRKMPLTTFLFGVAVLSLVGVPPLNVFFSKMLIYDALLQVSPWLASVVIITSAIAAWAYFRLFVTLWRGRAVEDHHGHEEGEERDEAWGLALISLVLAILVIGLGLFAPVVIDRYFHPASLQAMDWQGYINAVKKIAEATFH